A section of the Flaviflexus equikiangi genome encodes:
- a CDS encoding zinc-dependent metalloprotease translates to MPIDPTIAYRRTRQFSGSGPTITPAKAKAVATSLRQCAAAAPDIVASVTKLHDVTETVAATPVAVLARPGWAQAAAISAAPLIEEFTNGGRIGNRLVSEEMAGALAFLAPRILGQYDPFALTAIPGQGLPIPGRLLLVAPNVWEFASEWNLDSRDVQLFVCVHEFTHAFQFTAAPWLKDVLIAKVRLVIDAIDDGFEEDALDDLLALMAVLEGHAEYVMNTVPIARIPSRKRITAAVAARRGAGSNLARFANRLLGVDLKLDQYRDGEKFVSTVIRERGHDGLNTLWQNPLYVPDVNELKDPHSWIARVLS, encoded by the coding sequence ATGCCGATTGACCCGACCATCGCCTACCGTCGAACGCGGCAGTTCTCAGGCTCCGGCCCCACCATCACGCCGGCCAAGGCGAAAGCAGTGGCGACATCACTCAGGCAGTGCGCAGCTGCCGCCCCCGACATCGTGGCCAGCGTGACGAAACTCCACGACGTCACGGAGACAGTGGCGGCAACCCCGGTTGCGGTTCTCGCCCGCCCGGGATGGGCGCAGGCGGCCGCGATCTCAGCCGCCCCCCTCATCGAAGAGTTCACGAACGGTGGCCGCATCGGCAACCGCCTCGTCTCGGAAGAGATGGCGGGAGCTCTCGCATTCCTCGCCCCCCGCATTCTCGGACAGTACGATCCGTTCGCGTTGACGGCAATACCGGGGCAGGGACTGCCGATACCGGGACGGCTCCTTCTTGTCGCACCGAACGTGTGGGAATTCGCGAGCGAATGGAACCTCGACAGCCGCGACGTCCAGCTGTTCGTGTGCGTGCACGAGTTCACCCACGCCTTCCAGTTCACGGCCGCACCGTGGCTCAAAGACGTCCTCATCGCCAAGGTCCGGCTCGTCATCGACGCCATCGACGATGGCTTCGAAGAGGATGCCCTTGACGATCTTCTCGCCCTCATGGCAGTGCTCGAAGGGCACGCGGAGTATGTCATGAACACGGTCCCGATCGCCCGGATTCCCTCCCGCAAGCGCATCACCGCGGCCGTTGCGGCCCGCAGGGGCGCTGGATCGAATCTGGCAAGGTTCGCGAACAGGCTCCTCGGGGTCGACCTCAAGCTCGACCAGTACCGCGACGGCGAAAAGTTCGTGTCAACTGTCATCCGCGAGCGCGGACATGACGGCCTGAACACACTGTGGCAGAACCCGCTCTACGTGCCGGATGTGAACGAGCTGAAGGATCCCCACTCGTGGATCGCCCGCGTGCTGTCCTAG
- the hpt gene encoding hypoxanthine phosphoribosyltransferase codes for MDSTDMGEDLCKILITEDEISSRLDELAAAIDRDYEGKEILVLGILKGAVMVMADLARKMHTPLTMDWMAVSSYGSGTKSSGVVRILKDLETDLEGKHVLIVEDIIDSGLTLSWLKANLESRGPASVEIATLLRKPDATTVDIHVEYVGFDIPNEFVVGYGLDYAEKYRNLPFVGTLAPHVYGG; via the coding sequence GTGGATTCGACGGATATGGGCGAGGACCTGTGCAAGATCCTCATTACCGAAGACGAGATCTCCAGCAGGCTCGACGAGCTCGCTGCCGCCATTGACCGGGATTACGAGGGGAAGGAGATCCTTGTCCTCGGCATCCTCAAGGGAGCGGTCATGGTCATGGCCGATCTCGCCCGCAAGATGCACACGCCGCTGACGATGGACTGGATGGCGGTGTCATCGTACGGGTCCGGCACCAAATCATCTGGTGTCGTGAGGATCCTCAAGGACCTCGAGACGGACCTCGAGGGCAAGCATGTCCTGATCGTCGAAGACATCATCGACTCCGGGCTGACGCTGTCCTGGCTGAAGGCCAACCTGGAGTCCCGCGGGCCCGCCTCCGTCGAGATCGCCACCCTTCTGCGCAAGCCCGACGCGACGACCGTCGACATCCACGTCGAGTATGTAGGATTCGACATCCCCAACGAATTCGTTGTCGGCTACGGCCTGGATTATGCAGAGAAGTACCGGAACCTGCCCTTCGTCGGCACGCTCGCACCTCACGTCTATGGCGGATAG
- the ftsH gene encoding ATP-dependent zinc metalloprotease FtsH, whose translation MADSKKDKPGEDKRPWRSASRSTDDQKTKNDPKKKNQPEAKRSWFPWLLTPLFALAFYYMFFGGSEYTPISTSEGITILQEAEGGDIERVVITQGAQTVRIDLAKDVSVMDAEGEQQEVGDRVAFQYITPQGEDIVDLVESAEPAYGYNSIVPQESIWASLLIMAIPLLIILGFFIFLLPKLQQGGMGGFGKIRSKGAGMDKEMPDVTFSDVAGADEAVEELGEIKEFLEKPEKFHAMGAKIPKGVLLYGPPGTGKTLLAKAVAGEAQVPFFSISGSEFVEMFVGVGASRVRDLFTKAKQSAPAIIFVDEIDAVGRSRGIGVGGGNDEREQTLNQLLVEMDGFDATTNVILIAATNRPDVLDQALLRPGRFDRQIAVDAPDLPGRTKILRVHSDGKPLADGIELESIARRTPGFTGADLANLMNEAALLAARQEQTTITIEDLDEAIDRVIAGPQRRTRVMNADEKRMTAYHEGGHALAAAALNHTDPVTKVTILPRGRALGYTMVMPTEDRYSTSRNELLDQLVYALGGRVAEEMVFHDPTTGASNDIQKATSIARKMVTEYGMSARVGAVRLVADDADPMTRAAGGGHAEYSDRMAHIIDQEVRQLIDAAHDECWEIMQANRHILDELAGRLLEKETLLEKELAELFVPVVKAPERPLWLSSDERPLSTIPPIAYPTEPS comes from the coding sequence ATGGCGGATAGCAAGAAGGACAAGCCGGGCGAGGATAAGAGGCCCTGGCGTTCGGCGAGCAGGAGCACGGACGACCAGAAGACGAAGAACGACCCGAAGAAGAAGAACCAGCCCGAGGCCAAGCGCTCGTGGTTCCCGTGGCTCCTCACACCGCTCTTCGCGCTCGCCTTCTACTACATGTTCTTCGGCGGCAGCGAATACACTCCCATCTCGACCTCCGAGGGCATAACGATCCTCCAGGAGGCTGAAGGCGGCGACATCGAGCGTGTCGTCATCACCCAGGGCGCCCAGACCGTCCGCATCGACCTCGCGAAAGACGTCTCGGTCATGGATGCGGAGGGTGAACAGCAGGAGGTCGGCGACCGTGTCGCCTTCCAGTACATCACCCCCCAGGGGGAGGATATCGTCGATCTCGTCGAGTCGGCCGAGCCCGCCTACGGCTACAACTCGATCGTCCCTCAGGAGTCGATCTGGGCATCGCTCCTCATCATGGCGATCCCCCTCCTCATCATCCTCGGCTTCTTCATCTTCCTCCTGCCGAAGCTCCAGCAGGGCGGCATGGGCGGGTTCGGCAAGATCCGCAGCAAGGGCGCCGGCATGGACAAGGAGATGCCGGACGTGACGTTCTCGGACGTGGCGGGAGCCGACGAGGCCGTTGAGGAACTCGGCGAGATCAAAGAGTTCCTCGAGAAGCCCGAGAAGTTCCATGCGATGGGAGCCAAGATTCCCAAGGGCGTCCTCCTGTACGGACCGCCAGGCACCGGCAAGACACTCCTCGCGAAAGCCGTCGCGGGTGAAGCACAGGTGCCGTTCTTCTCGATCTCCGGATCCGAATTCGTCGAAATGTTCGTCGGCGTCGGAGCATCGCGAGTCCGAGACCTGTTCACGAAGGCCAAACAGTCCGCCCCCGCCATCATCTTCGTCGACGAGATCGACGCGGTCGGCCGATCCCGCGGCATCGGCGTCGGCGGCGGCAACGACGAGCGCGAACAGACGCTCAACCAGCTGCTGGTGGAGATGGACGGGTTCGACGCGACGACGAACGTCATCCTCATCGCGGCGACGAACCGGCCCGACGTTCTCGACCAGGCACTCCTGCGGCCGGGGCGCTTCGACCGTCAGATCGCTGTCGATGCTCCCGACCTGCCGGGCCGGACAAAGATCCTCCGCGTCCACTCCGACGGCAAGCCGCTCGCCGACGGCATCGAGCTCGAGTCCATCGCCCGTCGCACACCCGGATTCACGGGTGCCGATCTGGCGAACCTCATGAACGAAGCGGCCCTCCTGGCCGCACGCCAGGAACAGACGACGATCACGATCGAGGATCTCGACGAGGCGATCGATCGTGTCATCGCAGGCCCGCAGCGCCGCACGAGGGTGATGAATGCGGACGAGAAGCGGATGACCGCGTACCACGAGGGCGGGCACGCCCTGGCCGCGGCCGCCCTCAACCACACGGATCCTGTCACGAAGGTGACGATCCTGCCGCGCGGACGGGCACTCGGCTACACGATGGTGATGCCGACTGAGGACAGGTATTCGACCTCCCGCAACGAACTGCTCGACCAGCTCGTCTATGCGCTGGGCGGGCGTGTCGCCGAGGAGATGGTGTTCCACGATCCGACGACGGGAGCATCGAACGACATCCAGAAGGCGACGAGTATCGCCCGCAAGATGGTGACCGAATACGGCATGTCGGCCCGTGTCGGCGCTGTCCGTCTCGTCGCGGACGATGCCGATCCGATGACCCGCGCCGCAGGCGGGGGCCACGCCGAATACTCCGACCGCATGGCCCACATCATCGACCAGGAGGTCCGCCAGCTGATCGACGCGGCACACGATGAGTGCTGGGAGATCATGCAGGCCAACCGGCACATCCTCGACGAGCTGGCCGGCCGACTCCTCGAGAAGGAAACCCTTCTGGAGAAGGAGCTCGCTGAGCTCTTCGTCCCCGTGGTCAAGGCTCCCGAGCGTCCGCTCTGGCTGAGTTCGGACGAGCGTCCCCTCTCGACCATCCCTCCCATCGCCTATCCGACGGAGCCATCGTGA
- the tilS gene encoding tRNA lysidine(34) synthetase TilS encodes MDRPRAVLAARQAVRGALESRTVLVACSGGSDSLALALALSAEAQSAGVSPRAITVDHGLLPGSDTRARDLVERLSALMPARAVRIDAAGSEGPEGSARTGRYAAIADEARRLGGPALVLLGHTMDDQAETVLMGLGRGSGPRSIAGMRPTGYLPGTTDVPFARPFLNLTRSELRQALSEWGWQWWDDPSNSSEGPWRTADGGPLRRSAVRDRALPELSRALGQDVRGALARTAGLLQEDLDCLDDLAHTALGEALDGEGLLLASLRPHHRAIRTRIIRSWLLAQGARAGELTAWHVNAVDRLVEGETGKRIDVPGLRVRRTRDRLERHVE; translated from the coding sequence GTGGATCGCCCGCGTGCTGTCCTAGCAGCCCGCCAAGCTGTTCGCGGCGCCCTCGAATCACGCACGGTGCTTGTCGCGTGCTCCGGAGGATCGGACTCGCTTGCTCTCGCTCTTGCACTGTCCGCCGAGGCACAGTCCGCCGGGGTGTCACCCCGCGCCATCACCGTCGATCACGGGCTCCTGCCGGGATCGGACACGAGAGCGCGCGATCTCGTCGAACGACTATCCGCTCTCATGCCGGCGCGTGCAGTCCGCATCGATGCAGCCGGTTCCGAAGGCCCCGAAGGCAGTGCGCGGACGGGACGGTATGCTGCGATCGCCGACGAGGCGCGACGTCTCGGCGGGCCCGCACTCGTTCTCCTCGGGCACACGATGGACGACCAGGCGGAAACGGTCCTCATGGGTCTGGGGCGCGGCAGCGGGCCCCGGTCGATAGCGGGAATGCGGCCGACTGGATACCTTCCCGGCACGACCGATGTGCCGTTCGCGAGACCATTCCTCAACCTCACACGGTCCGAGCTGCGCCAGGCCTTAAGTGAATGGGGCTGGCAGTGGTGGGACGATCCCTCGAACAGCAGCGAGGGGCCGTGGCGGACGGCAGACGGCGGGCCGCTCCGCAGGTCCGCGGTACGCGATCGTGCCCTGCCGGAGCTGTCGAGAGCGCTCGGGCAGGACGTTCGGGGTGCACTCGCACGCACTGCTGGCCTCTTGCAGGAGGACCTGGACTGCCTCGATGATCTCGCACATACGGCGCTCGGGGAGGCGCTCGATGGCGAGGGGCTCCTCCTGGCCTCCCTCCGCCCCCACCACCGCGCCATCCGCACCCGCATCATCCGATCCTGGCTCCTCGCGCAGGGAGCGCGGGCGGGCGAACTGACGGCCTGGCATGTCAATGCAGTCGATCGTCTCGTCGAAGGAGAGACCGGTAAACGGATCGACGTTCCGGGACTACGCGTGAGGAGAACGCGCGATCGTCTGGAACGGCACGTGGAGTAG